The Paenibacillus sp. RUD330 genome has a segment encoding these proteins:
- a CDS encoding MerR family transcriptional regulator: MRYYEEIGLLAPERSEGGFRLYTESDVEKLKKIINARDALGFSLQELQEYVSIGEELSVLRDGIRIVEDIERKRSMIGDMEKTVEKQLKMMDQKIAKIVKIRSEFIELKDKIQEAKIRYEIE; this comes from the coding sequence GTGCGCTATTACGAAGAGATCGGGCTTCTGGCTCCGGAACGGAGCGAGGGAGGCTTCCGCCTGTACACCGAATCCGATGTGGAGAAGTTGAAGAAGATCATCAATGCCCGCGATGCGCTCGGCTTCTCGCTGCAGGAGCTTCAGGAATACGTGTCCATCGGCGAAGAGCTGAGCGTGCTGCGGGACGGCATCCGCATCGTGGAGGATATCGAACGCAAGCGCTCCATGATCGGCGATATGGAGAAGACGGTGGAGAAGCAGCTGAAGATGATGGATCAGAAGATCGCCAAGATCGTGAAGATCCGATCGGAATTCATCGAGCTGAAGGATAAAATTCAGGAA
- a CDS encoding HAMP domain-containing sensor histidine kinase — protein sequence MDKWLRSFRARMIALLALSMLLSGLVTYAVFKALQYYYSSHVRYGEPLERLRHAIRSFGDLNFFLILFVPLAVLFFFFLTTPYAAYFREISAGIGRLASGDFSGRVDIASRDEFESIARDINAASANLQRAVERGDFAENSKDQLVLNLAHDLRTPLTSVLGYLDLILRDGGLSQEQKSHYTSIAFNKSKRLEKLIDGLFEVTRMNYSTLPLETAPLDLSELLAQLNEELYPVFQKSRLSIRPDIAPGIIVNGDGELLARVFENLLANAARYGRDGEFVDVQCGREGAEGVVRIANYGDMIPEDELPRLFEMFYTGDRARTHQEGSTGLGLFIAKNIIDRHKGTIAADSSAIRTVFEVRLPLQGQAG from the coding sequence ATGGATAAGTGGCTGAGAAGCTTCCGGGCCCGAATGATCGCGCTGCTGGCGCTCAGCATGCTGCTGTCCGGCCTGGTCACGTATGCCGTGTTCAAGGCGCTTCAGTATTACTACAGCAGCCATGTGAGATACGGGGAGCCGCTCGAGCGGCTCCGCCATGCCATCCGCAGCTTTGGCGATCTCAACTTCTTCCTGATCCTGTTCGTCCCGCTCGCGGTGCTGTTCTTCTTCTTTCTGACGACGCCTTACGCCGCCTACTTCCGCGAAATATCGGCCGGAATCGGGCGCCTCGCTTCCGGCGACTTCAGCGGACGCGTCGACATCGCTTCGCGAGACGAGTTCGAGAGCATCGCCCGCGATATCAATGCGGCCAGCGCCAACCTGCAGCGCGCCGTCGAGCGGGGCGACTTCGCGGAGAACAGCAAGGACCAGCTCGTGCTGAATCTGGCCCATGATTTGCGCACTCCGCTCACATCCGTGCTCGGCTATCTGGACCTGATCCTTCGGGACGGCGGCCTGTCCCAGGAGCAGAAAAGCCATTACACGTCCATTGCCTTCAACAAGTCCAAGCGCCTCGAGAAGCTCATCGACGGCCTGTTCGAGGTCACCCGGATGAACTACAGCACGCTTCCGCTCGAGACCGCGCCTCTGGATCTGAGCGAGCTGCTCGCCCAATTGAATGAGGAGCTCTATCCCGTGTTCCAGAAAAGCCGCCTGAGCATCCGGCCGGACATCGCTCCCGGCATCATTGTGAACGGGGACGGCGAGCTGCTCGCGCGGGTGTTCGAGAATCTGCTGGCCAACGCGGCCCGGTACGGCAGGGACGGGGAGTTCGTGGATGTCCAATGCGGCAGGGAGGGCGCGGAGGGCGTCGTCCGCATCGCCAATTACGGCGATATGATTCCGGAGGACGAGCTGCCCCGCCTGTTCGAAATGTTCTACACCGGCGATCGGGCCCGGACCCATCAGGAAGGAAGCACGGGGCTCGGCCTGTTCATCGCCAAAAACATCATCGATCGGCACAAAGGGACGATTGCGGCCGATAGCAGCGCTATCCGGACCGTATTCGAGGTGCGCCTGCCGCTGCAAGGCCAAGCCGGATGA
- a CDS encoding response regulator transcription factor: MKRITVLVADDEAEIADLVALHLEKEGYNVVKAADGTEALRTIQSQRVDLAILDIMMPGLDGYEVTRQTRVENHIPIIILSAKTSDFDKISGLVMGADDYMTKPFNPLELVARVNAQLRRSMQLSRPKEEHSVLEAGGLAIDSMRRTVAVYGHGVELTPKEFDILHLLASHPGKVFAAENIFRHVWEEEYFDSGNTVMVHIRTLRKKLGEDKDKWIKTVWGVGYKFNG, from the coding sequence ATGAAGCGGATTACGGTTCTGGTCGCGGATGACGAGGCGGAGATTGCCGACCTGGTCGCTCTGCATCTGGAGAAGGAAGGGTACAACGTGGTCAAGGCCGCAGACGGCACAGAGGCGCTGCGGACGATCCAGTCGCAGCGGGTCGACCTCGCCATTCTCGATATCATGATGCCGGGACTCGACGGCTACGAGGTGACTCGGCAGACCCGTGTGGAGAATCATATCCCGATCATCATTCTGAGCGCCAAAACCTCGGATTTCGATAAAATATCCGGCTTGGTCATGGGGGCGGACGATTACATGACGAAACCCTTCAATCCCCTTGAGCTCGTGGCGCGGGTGAACGCCCAGCTGCGGCGGTCGATGCAGCTGAGCCGGCCGAAGGAGGAGCATTCGGTGCTGGAGGCCGGGGGGCTGGCGATCGACTCCATGCGGCGCACGGTCGCCGTATACGGGCATGGCGTGGAGCTGACGCCCAAGGAATTCGATATTCTGCATCTGCTCGCGAGCCATCCCGGCAAGGTGTTCGCAGCCGAGAACATTTTCCGCCATGTGTGGGAAGAGGAGTATTTCGACAGCGGCAATACGGTGATGGTGCATATCCGCACCCTGCGCAAGAAGCTGGGAGAAGACAAGGACAAGTGGATCAAGACGGTCTGGGGAGTGGGATACAAGTTCAATGGATAA
- a CDS encoding zinc ribbon domain-containing protein YjdM: MASLPKCPECASEYTYPDGDLFICPECAHEWSGAAAASNEENARIVKDSNGNVLNDGDSVTVVKDLKVKGTSLVVKIGTKVKNIRLIEGDHDIDCRIDGFGAMKLKSEFVKKS; encoded by the coding sequence ATGGCTAGTTTGCCCAAATGCCCGGAATGCGCTTCGGAGTATACTTATCCCGACGGCGATTTGTTCATTTGTCCGGAATGCGCCCATGAATGGAGCGGCGCAGCAGCCGCCTCGAACGAAGAGAATGCCCGCATCGTGAAGGATTCGAATGGAAACGTTTTGAATGACGGCGATTCGGTCACGGTCGTCAAGGACCTTAAGGTCAAGGGGACCTCCCTTGTCGTCAAGATCGGCACGAAGGTGAAGAACATCCGTCTGATCGAAGGCGACCATGACATCGACTGCAGGATCGACGGCTTCGGCGCGATGAAGCTGAAGTCCGAATTCGTCAAGAAAAGCTGA
- a CDS encoding Lrp/AsnC family transcriptional regulator has protein sequence MNTLLDESDHKIMLLLQARGRIPVAQISKEISMSQPAVKERILKLEERGFITGYTVRFDLSRLGRGTTAFIMMKTEHCQELVDYCGQAAEVTELHRISGEYNYMIKVQTASIEQLADFQDSLARMGSSKSMISMKTILEDRVLL, from the coding sequence GAATACATTGCTGGATGAGTCCGACCATAAAATCATGCTCTTGCTTCAAGCCCGGGGACGAATCCCGGTTGCCCAGATCAGCAAGGAGATCAGCATGTCCCAGCCAGCCGTCAAAGAGAGGATTCTGAAGCTGGAGGAGAGAGGGTTCATTACGGGTTATACAGTCCGATTCGACTTGAGCAGGCTTGGCCGCGGAACGACGGCCTTCATCATGATGAAGACCGAGCATTGCCAGGAGCTCGTCGATTATTGCGGCCAGGCAGCCGAAGTGACGGAGCTGCACCGGATCAGCGGGGAATACAACTATATGATCAAGGTCCAAACCGCTTCGATCGAGCAATTGGCGGACTTCCAGGATTCGCTCGCCCGCATGGGCAGCTCCAAGTCCATGATCAGCATGAAGACGATTCTGGAGGACAGGGTGCTGCTGTAA